A stretch of the Pseudobdellovibrionaceae bacterium genome encodes the following:
- the recG gene encoding ATP-dependent DNA helicase RecG, translating to MPPDLRRTTEIQYLKGVGPALGSQLGKRGLHTVEDLLNYYPRTYEDRRAARNIASLKPNDLVSVKATIVNVSSFQMGKAKRKIYDVLVRDASGQIHCKFFRVPYRGYFERFERGKEVRVVGTVTDYRGRLEFHHPDLRDVVPDEEVEDALLPIYTEIESVTSARIGRLIKAAMSQLTEETYGPEVFPQELMAKYGLIPRSHALYQIHNPPHEEAALYFNFRAAAQKRLIFEEFFWLELYLAARKAGLQAEKGPALRTSGELVGKALAALPFALTGAQTKVFEQIRADLERAKPMHRMVQGDVGSGKTVVAFLAGLTAHEAGYQTALMAPTEILAEQHFKNAKEIFEPLGIGVDLLVGKTKAAERREILERLISGKTGLLIGTHALIEDAVQFQKLGLVIVDEQHRFGVEQRAALKRKGESPHFLVMTATPIPRTLAMTVYGDLDVSVINEMPPGRSPIQSRVIYESKRVEALKFMMDQIKKGRQAYVVYPLVEESEKIDLKNALEEFEKLKQQYPDAKFGLLHGKMKSDEKDAVMEAFRAGEIQVLVSTTVIEVGVDVPNANIMLVEHSERFGLSQLHQLRGRVGRGEHKSFCIFILGHAVSTEAYERTSFLEKTTDGFKISEFDLELRGPGEFMGTRQSGLPGFQMAHLVRDIEILQDAREAAFAILEKDPSLMKPEHLPLREYLLKAHGPAALASIG from the coding sequence ATGCCGCCGGATCTGAGACGCACCACTGAAATTCAATACCTCAAAGGCGTAGGCCCGGCCCTCGGATCCCAACTTGGGAAACGCGGTTTGCATACGGTCGAGGACCTCCTCAACTACTATCCGCGCACCTACGAAGACCGCCGCGCGGCCCGCAATATCGCCTCGCTGAAGCCCAACGATCTGGTCAGCGTGAAGGCGACCATCGTGAACGTCTCGTCCTTTCAGATGGGGAAGGCGAAACGCAAGATTTACGACGTCCTTGTGCGCGACGCCTCGGGACAGATTCACTGCAAGTTCTTTCGCGTGCCCTACCGTGGTTACTTCGAACGTTTCGAACGGGGGAAAGAGGTCCGCGTTGTCGGGACGGTCACGGACTACCGGGGGCGCCTGGAGTTTCATCACCCCGATCTGCGCGACGTCGTTCCCGACGAGGAAGTGGAAGACGCGCTTTTGCCGATCTATACGGAAATCGAAAGCGTCACCTCGGCCCGCATCGGTCGCTTGATCAAGGCGGCGATGTCGCAGCTGACCGAAGAGACCTACGGCCCCGAGGTTTTTCCGCAAGAGCTGATGGCGAAGTACGGTTTGATCCCGCGCAGCCACGCCCTTTACCAGATCCACAATCCGCCCCACGAAGAGGCCGCACTGTATTTCAACTTCCGCGCGGCCGCGCAGAAACGGCTCATCTTCGAAGAGTTCTTCTGGCTGGAACTTTATCTGGCCGCGCGCAAGGCGGGACTGCAGGCCGAAAAAGGTCCGGCGCTGCGCACCTCGGGCGAGCTCGTCGGAAAAGCCCTGGCCGCTTTGCCTTTCGCGCTGACGGGAGCGCAAACCAAGGTCTTCGAACAGATTCGCGCGGACCTGGAGCGCGCGAAGCCCATGCACCGGATGGTGCAGGGGGACGTCGGCAGCGGTAAAACGGTGGTCGCTTTCCTGGCGGGGCTGACCGCCCACGAGGCCGGTTACCAAACCGCGCTGATGGCGCCGACCGAGATCTTGGCCGAACAGCATTTCAAAAATGCGAAAGAAATCTTCGAGCCCTTGGGCATCGGCGTGGATCTGCTCGTCGGCAAAACCAAGGCGGCGGAACGTCGCGAAATTCTGGAGCGACTGATTTCGGGCAAGACGGGACTGCTGATCGGCACCCACGCTTTGATCGAGGACGCGGTCCAATTTCAAAAGCTGGGACTCGTCATCGTCGACGAGCAGCACCGCTTCGGCGTCGAGCAGCGCGCGGCGCTCAAACGCAAAGGCGAGTCGCCGCATTTTCTGGTCATGACCGCGACGCCGATCCCGCGCACGCTCGCGATGACCGTCTACGGCGATCTCGACGTTTCGGTCATCAACGAAATGCCGCCGGGGCGTTCGCCGATCCAAAGCCGCGTCATCTACGAAAGTAAACGCGTCGAGGCCCTGAAGTTCATGATGGACCAGATCAAGAAGGGGCGTCAGGCCTACGTCGTGTACCCGCTCGTCGAAGAATCCGAAAAGATCGATCTGAAAAACGCGCTCGAGGAATTCGAGAAATTGAAACAGCAGTACCCCGACGCGAAGTTCGGGCTTTTGCACGGCAAGATGAAGTCCGACGAAAAAGACGCCGTCATGGAGGCCTTCCGCGCGGGGGAAATTCAAGTTCTGGTCTCGACGACGGTCATCGAAGTCGGGGTCGACGTGCCGAACGCGAACATCATGCTGGTGGAACACTCCGAGCGCTTTGGTCTTTCGCAACTGCACCAGCTGCGCGGACGGGTCGGCCGGGGTGAGCACAAAAGCTTCTGCATCTTCATCTTGGGCCACGCGGTGTCGACGGAAGCCTACGAGCGGACCTCGTTTCTGGAAAAGACCACCGACGGTTTCAAAATTTCCGAATTCGATCTGGAACTGCGCGGCCCCGGTGAATTTATGGGGACGCGCCAGTCGGGGCTTCCGGGTTTCCAGATGGCGCATCTGGTGCGCGACATCGAAATTTTGCAGGACGCCCGCGAGGCCGCCTTCGCAATTCTGGAGAAAGACCCCTCATTGATGAAGCCCGAGCATCTTCCGCTGCGTGAATATCTTCTCAAAGCGCATGGTCCGGCGGCGCTCGCCTCGATCGGTTAG
- a CDS encoding HD domain-containing protein has protein sequence METTGYFKVRINSLIPDKQLPFNLYLRLNSKLTMYLRAGDKIQKEKLLLLNRKDTGESFFIPDSERAAFKAFVHSQIMSSELGVREKAMVLRESSMTLMEELYEHPDVNQALANSQPLIQDFIQFMDTNPHGMSELISLSSHDFYTYNHSLDVGIYSLGLADAVGFKGKELEDMGVAALFHDIGKRQISLDILCKKGGLNDAEWAQMQKHPQYGLAILNEMSNATDGVKAACFEHHESWAGNGYPQQLIGDEIHPFARIVALTDTYDAMTTQRSYNVPLAPIDAVTMMKEKLAGRYDPEMLKALYDVLFRLKKVA, from the coding sequence ATGGAAACGACTGGCTATTTCAAGGTCCGCATCAACAGCTTGATCCCCGATAAACAGCTGCCGTTCAACCTTTACCTGCGCCTGAATTCGAAGCTCACGATGTACCTGCGTGCGGGCGACAAAATTCAGAAAGAAAAGCTCCTCTTATTGAACCGCAAGGATACCGGCGAAAGCTTTTTCATCCCCGATTCCGAACGGGCCGCGTTCAAAGCCTTCGTGCACAGCCAGATCATGTCCTCGGAACTCGGAGTGCGTGAAAAAGCCATGGTCCTTCGCGAATCCTCGATGACCTTGATGGAGGAACTCTACGAGCATCCCGATGTCAATCAGGCGCTCGCCAATTCGCAACCTTTGATTCAAGACTTCATTCAGTTCATGGACACGAACCCCCACGGGATGTCCGAGCTGATCTCGCTCTCGTCCCATGATTTCTATACGTATAACCACTCCCTTGACGTCGGCATCTACTCGTTGGGTTTGGCGGACGCGGTGGGCTTTAAAGGCAAAGAGCTGGAAGACATGGGCGTGGCCGCCCTTTTCCACGACATCGGCAAACGCCAGATCTCGCTCGACATCTTGTGCAAAAAGGGCGGACTGAACGACGCCGAATGGGCGCAGATGCAAAAACATCCGCAGTACGGTCTCGCGATCTTGAACGAAATGTCCAACGCGACCGACGGCGTGAAAGCGGCCTGCTTCGAACACCACGAATCCTGGGCCGGCAACGGCTATCCTCAGCAGCTCATCGGCGACGAGATCCACCCGTTCGCGCGGATCGTCGCGCTGACCGACACCTACGATGCGATGACGACCCAGCGTTCCTACAACGTGCCGCTCGCGCCGATCGACGCCGTGACCATGATGAAAGAGAAACTCGCCGGTCGTTACGATCCCGAGATGCTCAAAGCGCTCTATGATGTCCTGTTCCGTTTGAAGAAGGTGGCCTGA
- a CDS encoding CsbD family protein, whose translation MGIKDDVKGKVKEVKGKVREQWGQATNDPKQVIKGNIEQGLGKAQQAVSDLKDKASKTFNDTVAKVKNPENPTYDREVPGVVDPMASNKRNI comes from the coding sequence ATGGGCATCAAAGACGACGTGAAAGGCAAAGTAAAAGAAGTGAAAGGCAAAGTCCGCGAACAGTGGGGCCAAGCCACCAACGATCCCAAACAAGTGATCAAAGGCAACATCGAGCAGGGTCTCGGTAAAGCCCAACAGGCCGTCTCGGACCTGAAAGACAAAGCCTCGAAAACTTTCAACGACACCGTCGCGAAAGTGAAAAACCCCGAGAACCCCACTTACGATCGTGAAGTCCCCGGCGTCGTCGACCCGATGGCTTCCAACAAACGCAACATCTAG
- the rpsD gene encoding 30S ribosomal protein S4, which yields MKRAGKIPRFKMQRRLMTELPGLGKAGALERKPYPPGQHGQQRKKFSEFGLQLEEKQKIRVHYGLRETQLRRFVVKAKSGSSDNWVASLASLLERRLDNLVFRLGFAPSIPSARQMVSHRKVMVNGKIVNVKSYVAKVGDVITLTQRGLEGQDFLKAQMAPRLTLPNYLTVEKADAGVTGKVIDSPTVGDIPFPFDAGTFTSFYSGLK from the coding sequence ATGAAAAGAGCTGGTAAGATTCCGCGTTTTAAAATGCAACGTCGTCTGATGACCGAACTCCCGGGCCTGGGTAAAGCTGGCGCTCTGGAACGGAAACCCTATCCTCCGGGCCAACACGGCCAACAACGGAAGAAGTTCTCCGAATTCGGTCTTCAGCTTGAAGAAAAACAGAAGATCCGCGTCCACTACGGACTGCGCGAGACTCAACTCCGTCGTTTCGTCGTCAAGGCGAAGTCGGGTTCGAGCGATAACTGGGTCGCGTCTTTGGCTTCGCTCCTTGAGCGTCGTTTGGACAACCTGGTGTTCCGCCTTGGATTCGCACCTTCGATCCCGTCGGCACGTCAGATGGTTTCGCATCGTAAGGTCATGGTTAACGGCAAAATCGTTAACGTGAAATCTTACGTCGCGAAAGTTGGTGATGTGATCACCCTGACTCAACGCGGACTGGAAGGCCAAGACTTCCTGAAGGCGCAGATGGCTCCCCGTCTGACTCTGCCGAACTACCTCACCGTTGAAAAAGCGGATGCGGGCGTCACCGGTAAAGTCATCGACAGTCCGACCGTCGGCGACATTCCTTTCCCCTTCGATGCGGGAACATTCACAAGCTTCTACTCGGGACTGAAGTAA
- the lysS gene encoding lysine--tRNA ligase: protein MSDVNTPGNENPLRAEKRRKLTELRGKGINPFPYKYERNANLAQLKAEFQALQNGEKKEESKFRVAGRLMTLRAMGKASFFNIQDQTGSMQVYFRNEELTETERTAFNLIDLGDIVGIEGFVFRTQRGELSLHCTKFEILTKTLEPLPEKFHGIADVEIKYRHRHLDLISDEESRKVFVARSKIVREIRTWMENEGFMEVETPVLQPVYGGASAHPFDTHHRALDMKLYLKISPELYLKRLVVGGFEKVFEIGRNFRNEGIDRTHNPEFTMMEWYEAYTDYNDQMKRFENLVATVAEKVTGSMKVTFQGTEIDFTPPWRRLTVYDGCREYGKIDPEKASLDELFQACRKYGVDIEKPLSRGEMVMKIFEATAEKECIQPTIVMDHPIEISPLTKVHRSNPALVERFEPFVCGMELGNSYSELNDPEEQYNRLKEQEAKRTIDEEAHPMDEDFILAIDSGMPPTGGVGLGIERLVMVLTDRPSIRDILLFPTMKIKSGLNKAADDSKKA, encoded by the coding sequence CCTTCCCGTACAAGTACGAGCGCAACGCCAATCTCGCGCAATTGAAAGCGGAGTTCCAAGCTTTGCAAAACGGGGAGAAAAAGGAAGAGTCGAAGTTCCGCGTCGCGGGCCGACTCATGACTTTGCGGGCGATGGGGAAAGCGTCGTTCTTCAATATCCAGGATCAGACCGGCTCCATGCAGGTCTATTTCCGTAACGAAGAACTCACCGAGACCGAGCGCACGGCGTTTAACCTCATCGACCTCGGCGACATCGTCGGGATCGAGGGTTTCGTCTTCCGCACGCAGCGGGGTGAATTGTCTTTGCACTGCACGAAGTTCGAGATCCTGACGAAAACTCTCGAGCCCTTGCCCGAGAAGTTCCACGGCATCGCGGACGTCGAAATCAAATACCGTCACCGCCACCTGGATCTGATCTCGGACGAAGAGTCGCGCAAGGTCTTCGTCGCACGCTCGAAAATCGTGCGCGAGATCCGCACCTGGATGGAAAACGAAGGCTTCATGGAGGTCGAAACGCCGGTCCTGCAGCCCGTGTACGGCGGCGCCTCGGCGCATCCCTTCGATACGCACCACCGCGCTCTCGATATGAAGTTGTATCTCAAGATCTCGCCCGAGCTTTATCTTAAACGTTTGGTGGTGGGCGGTTTTGAAAAGGTCTTCGAGATTGGCCGCAACTTCCGTAACGAAGGCATCGACCGCACCCATAATCCCGAATTCACGATGATGGAGTGGTACGAAGCCTATACGGACTACAATGATCAGATGAAACGTTTCGAAAACCTGGTCGCGACCGTCGCCGAAAAAGTGACCGGTTCGATGAAGGTCACGTTCCAAGGCACCGAGATCGACTTCACGCCCCCGTGGCGCCGCTTGACCGTTTACGACGGCTGCCGCGAGTACGGCAAGATCGATCCCGAAAAGGCATCGCTCGACGAGCTTTTCCAGGCTTGCCGCAAGTACGGCGTCGACATCGAAAAGCCGCTCTCGCGCGGCGAGATGGTGATGAAGATTTTCGAAGCGACGGCCGAGAAGGAGTGTATCCAGCCGACGATCGTCATGGATCACCCCATCGAGATCTCGCCTTTGACCAAAGTGCATCGGTCGAATCCGGCACTGGTCGAACGTTTCGAACCCTTTGTCTGCGGTATGGAGCTCGGCAATTCCTATTCGGAATTGAACGATCCCGAAGAGCAGTACAATCGACTGAAGGAGCAAGAAGCGAAACGCACGATCGACGAAGAAGCACATCCCATGGACGAGGATTTCATCCTGGCGATCGACTCCGGCATGCCCCCGACAGGCGGCGTGGGCCTCGGTATCGAGCGCTTGGTGATGGTCCTGACCGATCGCCCCTCGATCCGCGACATCCTGTTGTTCCCGACGATGAAGATCAAATCCGGCCTGAACAAAGCTGCCGACGACTCGAAGAAAGCCTAA